The genomic interval TTGGATTCGCACGCCGATTTGCCACCTACAAACGTGCAACGCTCCTGTTTCGGAACCTAGAGAGGCTGACCCAAATTCTAACTAACTCTGGCTGCCCGGTTCAGATCATTTTTGCGGGGAAAGCACATCCCCGTGATCAACCTGGAAAAGAACTGATCCAGAAAATTGTTGCTGCTTCCAGTACCGAAGCCCTGTGTAACCATATCGTTTTTCTTGAAGATTATGACATGGCTATTGCACGTGATCTGGTACAGGGCGTAGATCTGTGGTTAAACACTCCTCGGCGCCCAAGGGAGGCCAGCGGCACCAGTGGAATGAAAGCCGCCGCAAATGGTGGACTCAACCTCAGTATCCTGGATGGATGGTGGGATGAAGGGTATGATCCCGCGATCGGCTGGGCGATTGGCAATGGTGAAATCATGGAGAACCATGCCTACCAGGATGAACGAGAGGCTGAACAGCTCTATGATCAATTGGAGCATGAGATTGTGCCGCTATTTTATGAGCGCTCTTCCGAAGGACTGCCTCTTGAATGGATCGCCCGCATGAAGCGATCCATTGCGACCCACAGCAGCTTCTTTAACACTCATCGTATGGTTCAGGAATACACCGAAACGACCTACCTGACCGCAGCCACGCGCGCAAAAGCACTCTATGACAAGAATCTGCAAGGTGCCAGGGCATTGTCAAGCCAGCAGCAAAAGGTACAAGAGGCCTGGCCCAAAGTCCAGGTCCGTGTTGACGAAAATGCTCCTCAAGGTCATCTACAGGTCGGAGCTCCCTTCACGATCAAGGCCGATGTAACGCTAGGACCCTTGTCACCAGATGATGTAGAGGTCCAGCTATACTTGGGACGGATCGCACAGAAGGGAGAGATCATAGACGCAACAATCACGTCCATGAAATTGGTCAAAACCAACCAGAAGAACACCCCGTACCTCTATGAGGCGAAAAATGTCGTCTGTACCAAGAGCGGATCCGTTGGATACACGGTACGTGTTCTCCCAAAACGTGAGGACCAGCCCCTATTGCAGTCCTCCCGTCTGATGACCTGGGCTCAGTAGGTACCTGTTTCTGTCAGCGAGGCGAGGGAAATCTGGTTTGGATCTTCAAACACCGAATCCGGCAAATCAGAGTACACTCCCAGATTCGAAACTTTTCGGACGTTTGAATCGCTGTTGACAACGGCTCTGGTATCGGCAAGCATGATGCCCCCGTAGCTTTCATACCCTTCCCAGGTCGTGGTAAAGCGGGGCTGCTCATCCGCATCGGCGTCTGCGTAGTAGGACCATTGTTCAACCAGATTCAGTTCCTTGTTAACATACACATCATACCCGTTGTCTGGGGTGAGCCCCACCCCATCAAATCTGAGTGTCAGAACATGTGCCTCGTGGCCATCGGCCATGGTCTCTTCTCCTTTGTACCCTAATGTGACCCCTGAGTCTTTGAGTTTATACGGCATCAGTAACCAGTAGCCTGCATTAATCCAGTCTCTATAGGCACCTGCCAATAATTCATCTGCGGGGGTGATTTCATGACCATCCTTGAAGGCGCGTCCTTCCATGGTATGGATATTCATGAGTACAACGGTACTGTCCCCCTGCCACCGAAACCTGCCCGTCCATTTGTCCCACACATGATCTTCTCCGAAGATGGTCCAACTCAGGTAGCGGGCATTATCCCACGCGGCACGTCCCCCCATACTGGCCATCACCTGATCTGCAATCTCAATCGCCTGTGGGTGAGAATCATCCGCGTTGAATCCCTCCATCGGGGGATTTGAATCTTGCTGAGCATATACCAGCCCAGGGAAAAGTAAGAGTAATGTTAAGTATTTCACGAGAGTGAGGGTTTTAAGTTATGGGATCCCGACGCGCCAGATCGTAGTTTGCCGGGACAGTTACTTTAGTTAAGCAATCACGCAATGCCTATAAAGATCGTAGCCCTCATTTTGTTTCTGACGTATTCCGTAGAGGCCAGTGCACAAATTACCATCTCTGAAGATGACTATGCACATGCGGAGTCAATGCTCTCGACGACAACCCGGAGCATGGTCTACCACACAACACTACGCCCCAACTGGCTGGATGAGGATCGGTTCTGGTACCTTCACGCATCGCCGGAAGGATCCGAATTCATTCTTGTTGACCCCGGCCAGGGACAGCAAAGCCCTCTTTTTGAACATGCACGCATGACAGAGGCCATCTCCGACTATCTGGAATCTCCCGAAGCTGAGGTGGATTTTTCACGCTTCTCATTTGATCCGGAATCGGAGCAGATACGCTCCTTGGGGGGGCGAGATAAAAGCATGGCCTGTAGCATCGTCACCTATGTGTGTGAGCCTGTTAACGAGATAAGCACCAGTGGCATCCGCCCCACCGCAGCTGTTTCTCCTGATGGAAAATATGAAGCCTTCCGAAGGGAAAACAATCTGTGGATCCGAGTCATTGATACCGATGAGGAACAGCAACTGACCTTCGATGGCGCGGAAGATTTTGGATATGCGACCAATAACGCGGGCTGGGTCAGAAGCGACCGTCCGGTTCTGCTCTGGTCGCCTGATTCAAAAAAGATTGCAACATTTCAGCACGATGGGCGCAGCGTTGGTGAAATGTATATGATCTCAACGCAGATTGGTCACTCTGAGTTGGAAGCATGGAAGTATCCCCTGCCGCAGGACAGTGCCGTCTTTATGATTCACCGTGTGATTGTCCATGTAGAAGAAAAAGAAACCGTGCGACTGGATATGCCACCAGACTATCATCGCGGAACCACCACGGACCATGTAGCTGACTGGGATGGCACCTTTCTAGACGTGCGCTGGAGTCCTGACAGTCAGCAACTGGCCTTCGTATCCTCATCCAGAGATCACAAAGATGCCTGGCTTCGAGTCGCCAATGCGGAAACGGGGGAAGTCCGGGAAATTCTTCATGAACGGGTGCCTACCTACTATGAATCCGGTGTGAATGCTGAAAATTGGCAGGTATTTTTTGAAACGAATGAGGTCCTCTGGTATTCAGAGCGATCGAACTGGGGACACCTCTACCTCTATGACCTTACCACAGGAGATCTCAAACATTCAATCACATCTGGGGACTGGGTTGTTCTGCAGCTACGCCATGCGGACCTGGATGAACGTATGTTGTATTTCACCGGCGCAGGCAGAGATGGCCCTGATCCATACTTCCAATACCTGTACCGTGTGAGTATGGATGGCAGCGAGCCCGAATTACTCACGCCGGAAGAAGCCCACCATGTCGTGTCTCTCTCCCCGCAGAAGAAATATCTCCTGGATTCCTGGTCACGACCGGATGTACCTCAGCAGCACGCCGTCCGGAATCTTGACGGTACGATTGCTGTCGATCTCGGGACGGCAGATATTTCCGAACTTCTGAAAACCGACTGGCAACCGCCACAGCCATTCTCCGTGAAGGCACGTGACAACGAGACAGATCTTCACGGCCTACTCTATAAACCCAGTAATTTCGATCCATCCAAAAGCTATCCCATCCTGAATTACCTCTATCCGGGACCACAGAGCGGTAGTGTCGGAACGAGAAGCTTTGTACCGTCCCGCGGAGACAAGCAAGCCCTTGCAGAGCTGGGGTTTATCGTAGTGGAAGTGGATGCCATGGGGACACCAGGCCGCTCCAAATCCTTCCATGATGCATATTATGGCAATATGGGAGATAACGGGCTGCCAGACCAAATCACCACAATCCGCCAACTTGCGGCCCGGAACCCATGGATGGACTTGGACCGCGTGGGGATCTGGGGACATTCCGGGGGCGGCTATGCCTCCACCGGGGCCATTTTGCGCTACCCCGATTTCTACAAGGTCGCCGTCAGTGGTGCAGGGAACCATGACAATCGTAATTACGAAGATGACTGGGCTGAAAAATGGCAGGGGCTCTTCATAGAGAATCCAGACGGGACGACGAATTACGATAACCAGTCCAATATTCTACTGGCAGGAAATCTGAAGGGAAAACTTCTTCTTGCACATGGACTGATGGACGACAATGTACCTGCCTCCAATACACTCCTCTTAGTAGAAGCTTTAGTAGAGGCCAATAAGGACTTTGATCTGGTGGTTTTTCCCAATGAAGGGCATGGGTTCGGGCGGGGACGAACCTATTGGATGCGCCGCAGGTGGGATTACTTTGTTGAGCATCTCTTAGGGGCTGTCCCCCCGAGGGAATACGAGTTTGGTCGGGACCGCGTCCAGATCGGGCGACCCACCGGCTGACCAAATGAGACCTCTACTTGTATCTCTGTTGCTGATTTGTGGGTGTACCCACGGGCCCGACTACAATCTAATTCTCCGTGGTGGTACCATCTACGACGGATCGGGAACTGCTCCCTACATTGCGGACATTGCAGTTGATGGGGACAGTATTGCGGCAATTGGGGACCTTGCGGATGTCCGTGGCATTCTGGAAATCAATGTCGAAGGGTTCGCTGTATCTCCTGGATTCATCAACATGCTGAGTTGGGCAACCGAAAGCCTGATTGTCGACGGGAGGTCACTGAGCGATATCAGCCAGGGCGTGACCTTGGAGGTATTTGGAGAGGGGGTTTCCAATGGGCCGCTGAATGAGGTCATGAAAGAAGAGCTCTGGGGCTGGGTAGTCCAGCAGGCTGGATCAGAGGAAGCAGCAGAAGATCTCCTGGGAGGGACCGATGTCCCTTGGACCACACTGGACGAATATTTATCCTTCCTCGAGTCCAAAGGCGTCTCACCAAATGTTGCCTCGCTTATTGGCGCGGCAACCGTCCGTCAATATGTGCTTGGTGAAAATGATCGCGTACCAACTCCTGAAGAGTTGGAACGCATGCAGAATCTGGTACGGGAAGCCATGGCGGATGGTGCACTGGGCGTGGGCTCTTCACTTATCTATGTTCCGGGTACTTTTGCAAGTACGCAAGAGTTGATTGCGCTGGCCTCCGTTGCTGGAGAATTTGGTGGTGTCTATACGTCGCATATTCGGAGTGAAGGAGGGCGTCTTCTTGAATCTGTGGAAGAATTGATCCAAATTGCACAGGATGCAGATGTGCGAGGGCACATTTATCACCTCAAAGCCGCCGGGAAAAATAACTGGCATAAAATGGAAGCGGTCATCGACCGGATTGAGGAAGTACGTGCGGAAGGGCTTGAGATTACAGCGGACATCTATACCTATGTTGCAGGGGCTACAGGTCTGGATGCCGCCATGCCCCCTGATGTAAGGGAGGGGGGAATGATGGCTTGGCATGCGAGGCTGCAGGATCCCGCCATTCGGGCCCGGATGGAAACAGAATTAATGACTCCCTCTGAAAACTGGGAAAACCTCATGCTTGAAGCAGGTCCTGAAAATGTCATGCTAGTGGGGTTCAGAACCGCCCCGCTGCGTCAGTATATGGGCCTGAGGCTCACGGAAGTCGCGGAATTACGAGGAACATCCATCCCCGCAGCCGTAATGGATCTGATTCTGGAGGATACCAGCAGGGTCGGAGCGATCTATTTTCTGATGGATGAGGCGAATGTGCGCCAGAAACTTCGGCAGCCGTGGGTTGCCATTGATTCTGATGCGACCTCCATCGCACCGGAGGGGCACGCCCTGAATTCCATGGTTCATCCTCGTACGTATGGCTCCTTTGCCCGCCTACTTGCCAAGTACGTGCGTCAGGAACAGGTACTTTTACTCGAAGAAGCGGTCCGGAGGATGACATCGCTGCCAGCATCCATCTTGGCGATCAACCGGAGAGGGATGCTCAAGCAGGGATATTTTGCAGACATTGCCATCTTTGACCCACAAAGGATACAGGACCATGCTACATTCGAAGACCCGCATCAACTTGCTACGGGGATGCACTACGTATTCGTCAATGGCACGATGGTGCTGGACCAAGGGGAGCATACCGGTGTAATGCCCGGTCGTGTAGTTAGAAGATCAACTCAAGCAAACCAATGACAGACAGGCATTCGGATCTGGAGCATCGTCGCCACAAAGCAAAGATGGGTGGCGGTCAATCCCGTATTGATCGGCAGCATGACCAAGGAAAACTCACCGCTCGTGAGCGTGTAACGGTTCTCCTGGATGAAGATTCATTTGTAGAGCTTGGGCAGCTGGTGCGACATCAATCCACCGACTATGGCCTCGCCGACCAGCGCCCTTATGGGGATGGGGTCGTGACCGGGTACGGTACGATTCATGGTCGTCTGGTTTACGTGTATGCACAGGATTTTACGGTTTTCGGAGGATCTCTGGGACGCGCACACGCGTCTAAAATCGTACAGGTACTGGATCTGGCACTTCAAAATGGTGCACCGGTCATTGGACTCAGTGATTCAGGTGGCGCACGGATCCAAGAGGGAGTGGTCTCCTTAGGGGGCTACGCAGACATTTTCCTCAAAAACACCCTGGCATCCGGGGTTATCCCCCAGATCTCTGCGATCATGGGGCCTTGTGCGGGTGGTGCGGTCTACAGCCCAGCCATTACGGATCTTGTCTTTATGGTGCAGGGAACCAGCTACATGTTCGTGACCGGACCGGACGTTGTGCACAGTGTAACACAGGAGGAGGTTACCGCGGAGGATTTAGGCGGGGCCGAAGCACATGCGCAGCGAAGTGGTGTCGCACATGCAGTGTACCCGAATGATGTTGCCTGCCTGGAAGCAATTCGAACCGTACTGAATTATTTGCCTCAAAACTGCGAAGAACAACCGGCAGTCCACTCTGGATATCCATCTCCCACAGGAAATCCGGCTGATCTGAACGAATTCGTTCCAGAGAACCCAAATAAACCCTACGATATGCATGAAATTATCCATTTTCTGGTAGATAGGGATTCGTTCTTCCCCGTTCATGATCGCTTTGCCCGCAACCTGATTTGTGGTTTTGCACGTATAGGTGGTCATGCGGTAGGAATCGTAGCCAATCAACCAGCCCACTTGGCTGGGGTCCTGGATATTGATGCCTCCATAAAAGGTGCCCGGTTCGTCCGATTCTGTGATGCGTTCAATCTTCCCTTGGTTACACTTGAAGATGTCCCTGGCTTTTTGCCTGGAACGGATCAGGAGTGGCGCGGAATCATCCGCCACGGTGCAAAATTACTCTATGCTTTTTGTGAGGCAACGGTCCCAAAACTCACGGTGATCACTCGAAAAGCCTATGGAGGTGCCTACGACGTCATGAGTTCAAAACATATCCGAGGGGATTTGAACTATGCATGGCCCGGCGCAGAAATTGCAGTCATGGGAGCAAAGGGGGCCATCAGAATTCTACATCGTTCCGAACTAAAACATGCCACGGACCGGGCATCCCTTGAGGAAGAATTCACCCGCGACTACAGGGAACGGTTTTCCAATCCCTACATCGCTGCAGAGCGTGGCTATATTGACGAAGTAATTTATCCCCAGGAAACCCGGGAGCGTTTGATCAAGGGCCTAGAGATGCTAAGGAACAAGGTTCAGACAAACCCACGAAAAAAACATGGAAATCTCCCGCTTTGACAAGAAATTGTTGATGGCAGCTTTCCCGAATCTCTTATCTTCTCGCGTTCGAGTGGACGGGATTATTACTTTTTTGTATATAATAGTTTATATTGATGATCCCAACAGTCCATTTTTTGGGAACCTACCGATCTGTATTTGAGAATAAGCTTTAAGTTGAAGGGTAAATTTCTACTTTCCACTGACCTTTGCCAATGTCATGAAAAACCAGTTACTAACCCTATTTGCTGCAACGACGCTTTTGATTACGCCCTGTCTTGCGCAGCAGTTAATGCCTCCTGAGGCAATCCCGGTTGAGGATTTGCGGGGGTATGATCGGTATTCCATGGTTGAAGACTATGGCGATCCTAGAGATGAGCTGACTGAAAGGCAGATCATGAACCGTATCAGTCGTGCCTATCTGCTCCAGTCACGGATCATTAAGGCTCAAACCAACGGGGATTGGCGTTCTGCAGAGTATTATCTGGACCAGGCGATGTCGGAAGTCAGCGTTCTGGCGGATCAGTCGAGTTTGGCGAATGAGCCCCAGTTCCGGGAGCTATTCAGGACGATTGTGACGGAGCATGAGGCATATTTCGGCACGGACCCCGCGGAGCGTCAGGAATATGGGTCTATTTTTGCTCTTCGAAGCGCCATGTTTGACGTGCAGGCACTGGTAGAGAACCCCACCGCTGAAGCAACCGGGCTACCTAAAATTGAACCGGTCGTAACCACTGTGCCCATGCCCCAGAATCGGGCGGTGGAAAATTCGATCCAGTGGCTCTTGGCGAACCGAAGAGAAACCGTCATCCGATGGATGAATCGTTCGGACACTTATTTCCCAATGATTGAGCAGATCTTCAAAGAAGAGGGGGTCCCGGAAGAGCTCAAATACCTCGCAGTCGGTGAGAGTGGTTTGAACCCGCGTGCACGCAGTAGTGCAAGCGCGGTTGGAATGTGGCAGTTTATGGCTCCTACGGGGCGGGCGATGGGGCTCCGAATTGACTCCTATGTTGATGAACGCATGGACCCTGTCAAATCGACCCGCGCAGCTGCACGCCATCTCAAAGAGCTCTACGAGTACTATGCAAGCGACTGGCATTTGGCACTGGCTGGCTATAATTGCAGCCCCCGATGCATCCGACGCGCAATTTCGCGGGGTGGCGGGACCCTCCAGAACCCACCTTCCTACTGGGCAATTTCACGGTATTTACCTCGTCAGACTTCTGGGTATGTGCCGCAATTCATCGCATTTGCTTTGATAATGTCCAACCCTTCGGAGTTCGGATTGCCAGCAACTTCGAATGGGCCGGAGTTTGCCTATGATGAGATCAAGGTTAGTGGAGTTCTATCTCTGGAAACCATCGCGACCATGGTGGGCACGACGACCGAACACATCCAGTCGCTAAACCCGGAACTTCGACGTGGTACACTTCCACCCGACAGAAGCCCGTACACACTGCGGATTCCCATAAACACATTCGCCCGCTTTGCCGACGCATTTGAGCAACTCCCGGAGAAAGAAAAAACAATGCCTGGAGAACACCGCGTACGCAGAGGGGACAATCTCGGTAAAATTGCACGAAGATATGGGACCACCGTGAAGGCGATCCAAAACGCCAATCGGCTCAGAACCACCGTCATTCACCCCGGGCAGATGCTTGTGGTGCCTGGGTTGGCGGGTACCATCGTGGCAAAGCTTGAAAGTACTGGTGCGAGATCGGTGGGATGGGGAAGCCGTACCAATAAACCCATTGTGTTTGACCAAAAAGTGGCCGAGAATGCGCGGCAGACGACGGTCACCGTTGCCAACACTTCTACGACCCGTTCTCCGAACACCTCTGATCAGACTACCAACTCTTCGAACTCACCCAGCGAGAATCGACCGAATCAGGTTCACAGGGTTCGTCGTGGAGATACCCTTTCAGAGCTTGCAAACCAATACGGAACGACAGTTCGGGCAATTCAGCAAGCAAACGGACTTCGAAATACTCGAATCAAGCGTGGTCAGCGGCTTCAAATCCCTCAGGGAGGACGTACGATCCATACGGTCCGACGAGGCGAAAACCTGACAAAGATTGCCCAACACTACGGGACGACGGTGCAGAGCATTAAGACCAATAACAACCTGCGCTCCAACACCATTCATCCTGGGCAAAAACTTTCGATTACCTTCTGACTTTCGCCGGACAATTTAGCTTTATCCATGTTTGAGCCAAGATTCGGCGACGTACCGCCAGCAGTGCGGGACGCAGAATCAGTGACTTGCCAGAGCGAGTAACCGGGGAGTAACAGGCACCGCGCGTCAGCCCATACAGATACCCTCCACACGCACGAAAGAACCCGTGCTCATGGGCTTTCTGGAAAGGCCTTCTATGTGGGGACATGTTGTTCTTGCGATTGTATTCTGCCTTCCATCCGGTACCGAAACGATCTTCGCACATTCACTCCAATGTCTCCCAGTTTAGCTGGAATGCATAGATTTGCGGTATTCATTGATTCTGTGTCTCCATGGATAAGCGTACATTCTTAAAGACTTCCTCTGCTCTTGTGTTGGGCTCTATGCTTGCACCCCTCGCGGGCTGCAGGCACCAGGAATCGCTAGCTCCGCTGCGGACCAACTGGGCCGGAAACCTGACGTATGGCACCAACCGTTTGCTACTTCCGAGATCAATGGAGGAGTTGCAGGACATGGTACGCAACCATCATAGCGTACGTCCGCTGGGATCACGGCATTGTTTTAACTCAATTGCCGACAGCTCCGAGGCGCAGTTGTCGCTGAGCGCAATGCCGCAAACGGTCACCTTCGGCTCTGATACTGTAACCGTGCCGGGTGCGATGCGCTACGGTGACCTAGTGCCTCATCTGGATGAGCGGGGCCTAGCACTTCATAACTTGGCGTCGCTGCCCCATATATCCGTCGCAGGGGCGCTGGCGACCGCAACTCATGGCTCAGGCGTAATCAACGGCAATTTGGCCACCGCCGCAGTTGGACTGGAACTGGTTGTAGCTTCGGGAGAGCAGATTACGATCACCCCAAAGGATGATTTACTGTTCAGGGCCGCTGTTGTTGGCCTGGGGTGCTTTGGGATGGTCACATCCGTTACGCTCAAGGTGGAGCCCATTTATGATATGGTGCAGCATGTTTACTTGAATTTGCCCCTGACCTCTATGGATACGCAATTCGAAACCATTATGAATCTTGGTTACAGTGTGAGCTTTTTTACCGATTGGCGTACACCGGAATCTACACAGATCTGGATTAAGCGACGTATAACAGATGAGCTGACAGACCTGCCCACCGAGTTGTATGGGGCAAGACTGGCAGATCGTAACGTGCACCCGGTATTGGCTCTATCCGCTGAGGCTTGCACAGAGCAGATGGGCGTACCGGGTGCTTGGCATGCACGGCTGCCTCATTTCAAGATGGACTTCACGCCCAGCAGTGGAGAAGAGCTCCAGAGCGAGTTTTTCGTTGACCGGCAACATGCGCCAGAAGTAATTGGCGTGTTGCGCGATATGGCCGATCAGCTTAATCCGTTGTTGATGATCAGTGAGGTGCGTACGATTGCGGCGGACAATTTATTGATGAGTACTGCCAGCGGCCGTGATTCGGTGGCATTTCACTTTACCTGGCATCAAGACTGGGAAGCTTTGCAAGCGGTACTTCCAGTACTGGAGGCACGTCTGGCACCATTTGAGCCTCGGCCACATTGGGGTAAGAATTTTCTGATGACTGCTGAAGAACTCCGATCCCGCTATCCGGGACATACTCAATTCCAGGAGCTAGTCCTGACTCATGATCCGGAAGGCAAATTCCGCAATGACTTTATAAACGAAAAAGTCATACGCGGGTAGGAAGGGTCCGTGCGGGCAGATGCCGCTTGGCCAGCACCCGGAACACGACTGATGAAAACACCAAAAAGAATTTAAGTGCTTCGTGCACTTAAGAGCATATCATCCCCAATTAATAACCTGCTGTAAAGTGAGTCCCTGGGTCGTACTTAAGTTCGGTGGCACAAGTGTCTCCTCAAGAGAGAGCTGGGATACGATCGCTCGCATTATCCGGGCGCGCCGGGCAGATGGAGAGCGGGTATGCGTGGTGTGCTCGGCAGCCTCGGGCACCTCACGCGCACTGGAAGGATTGATTGATGCGGCCCTGCACGGAAACTACGAAGAGCCTCTGACAGCTATCGGTAAACGACATCTCGCACTGGCACACCAGCTCGGACTTGATGGCGAAGTGCTGCTTCAGGAATTACTTCAGGAATTGGAACGGCTTGCCTATGGAGCTTCGCTGACCCGTGATGTCGGACCGCCCCTGCATGCACGGATTTTATCAATGGGTGAGCTCATGCTCACCACATTGGGGACTGCATTCCTCAAAACGCAGGATTTTCAAATCCACTGGATGGATGCACGTACAATCCTGAAATCCGAACCCATCCCGCGCATTCCTCCTCATGAAGAGTTTCTGTCTGCTCAATGCAACCATGATCCAGATCCTGAACTCCAGCAGGTTGATGCAGACATCTTCATCACACAGGGCTTTATTGCCAGTGATGCACAGGATCGGACCGTATTGACCGGATGGGGAGGTTCTGATACATCGGCCGCCTACTTTGCAAGTAAGCTGGAAGCCATACGACTGGAGATTTGGACCGATGTCCCGGGCATGTTCACTGCCAACCCAGGGCACGTTCCGGGTGCACGCCTATTGAAACAACTTGAATACAGTGAAGCCCAGGAGCTTGCCAGCTCTGGGGCCGAAGTCCTTCATCCGCGCTGTATTGAGCCGCTGCGTCCTCAAAAAATCCCTCTCCATGTGCGTTCGACGGCAAACCCCGATCTGGATGGAACTGTAATCAGTGCAGAGACACATAGCTATGGTGCCCAAGTTAAGGCTATTGCCGCATGCACTGATCTGATCCTCATTGCCGTTGAAACTCCACGTATGTGGCACTCCGTTGGGTTTCTGGCAAAGATTTGTACAGCATTTGAGCGGCATGGCCTTTCAATTGGAATGGTCGCCACCTCAGAAACAAACGTGACCCTTTCCATTGATCCGGTCTATGGGTTTTCCCTCGAGGAATCTGTGATTGAAGCACTGCTGGCCGATTTGAATGAGTTCTGTCAGGCAAAATGTATCAACGGATGCGCTGCGGTCAGCATGGTCGGGCAGAATATCCGCAGTGTTCTGCACGAACTGGGCCCTGCACTTGAGGTCCTGGATGAGCAAAAAATTTACCTGGTAACACAGGCCGCCAGTGACTTGAATTTCACCTTCGTCGTTGACAACCTGCATGCACAGCGGCTGACCAATAAGCTACACAGCCAGATCTTTAGCCAAATTGGGCCAGATGATCTCTTCGGAGCCACCTATCGTGAGTTATTCGACGCACCAGACATCTCATTACCGACATCCTGGTGGAAAACGCGGCGCGATCAGCTACTCGAATTAGCGGCTGAGTCATCTCCCTGTTACGTATATGATCGGGAGAGCTTAGATCATACCATATCCCACATGCAGACCCTCCAAAGCGCTGACCGATCCTTTTATGCCATGAAGGCATGCTGGAATCCAGAAGTGCTACAAGTAATTTATGAACATGGGATTGGCTTCGAATGTGTATCCCCAGGGGAGTTGCATTATATCAGGCATCTTTTCCCTGATATTGATCCTGACCGAATTCTCTTTACCCCCAACTTCGTCCCCAAAGAAGAATTTTCGCTGGGATATGAGTTGGCTGGTCATGTGACGGTCGGCAATGTGAGGGCCCTCGAACTTTGGCCGGAAGTCTTTCGGGATCGTGCGGTGATCCTCCGGGTCGATCCGGGGCATGGTCGCGGGCATCACAAGTATGTACGTACAGCCGGATCTGCATCAAAATTTGGGATTGCTCCAGAAGATCTGCCTTTGCTTCAGAACATTGCGAAAGAGCATAACATTCAGATTACAGGCCTGCATGCGCATGTGGGCAGTGGCATCTTGACGCCAGAC from Rhodothermaceae bacterium carries:
- a CDS encoding LysM peptidoglycan-binding domain-containing protein, which translates into the protein MKNQLLTLFAATTLLITPCLAQQLMPPEAIPVEDLRGYDRYSMVEDYGDPRDELTERQIMNRISRAYLLQSRIIKAQTNGDWRSAEYYLDQAMSEVSVLADQSSLANEPQFRELFRTIVTEHEAYFGTDPAERQEYGSIFALRSAMFDVQALVENPTAEATGLPKIEPVVTTVPMPQNRAVENSIQWLLANRRETVIRWMNRSDTYFPMIEQIFKEEGVPEELKYLAVGESGLNPRARSSASAVGMWQFMAPTGRAMGLRIDSYVDERMDPVKSTRAAARHLKELYEYYASDWHLALAGYNCSPRCIRRAISRGGGTLQNPPSYWAISRYLPRQTSGYVPQFIAFALIMSNPSEFGLPATSNGPEFAYDEIKVSGVLSLETIATMVGTTTEHIQSLNPELRRGTLPPDRSPYTLRIPINTFARFADAFEQLPEKEKTMPGEHRVRRGDNLGKIARRYGTTVKAIQNANRLRTTVIHPGQMLVVPGLAGTIVAKLESTGARSVGWGSRTNKPIVFDQKVAENARQTTVTVANTSTTRSPNTSDQTTNSSNSPSENRPNQVHRVRRGDTLSELANQYGTTVRAIQQANGLRNTRIKRGQRLQIPQGGRTIHTVRRGENLTKIAQHYGTTVQSIKTNNNLRSNTIHPGQKLSITF
- a CDS encoding bifunctional aspartate kinase/diaminopimelate decarboxylase encodes the protein MSPWVVLKFGGTSVSSRESWDTIARIIRARRADGERVCVVCSAASGTSRALEGLIDAALHGNYEEPLTAIGKRHLALAHQLGLDGEVLLQELLQELERLAYGASLTRDVGPPLHARILSMGELMLTTLGTAFLKTQDFQIHWMDARTILKSEPIPRIPPHEEFLSAQCNHDPDPELQQVDADIFITQGFIASDAQDRTVLTGWGGSDTSAAYFASKLEAIRLEIWTDVPGMFTANPGHVPGARLLKQLEYSEAQELASSGAEVLHPRCIEPLRPQKIPLHVRSTANPDLDGTVISAETHSYGAQVKAIAACTDLILIAVETPRMWHSVGFLAKICTAFERHGLSIGMVATSETNVTLSIDPVYGFSLEESVIEALLADLNEFCQAKCINGCAAVSMVGQNIRSVLHELGPALEVLDEQKIYLVTQAASDLNFTFVVDNLHAQRLTNKLHSQIFSQIGPDDLFGATYRELFDAPDISLPTSWWKTRRDQLLELAAESSPCYVYDRESLDHTISHMQTLQSADRSFYAMKACWNPEVLQVIYEHGIGFECVSPGELHYIRHLFPDIDPDRILFTPNFVPKEEFSLGYELAGHVTVGNVRALELWPEVFRDRAVILRVDPGHGRGHHKYVRTAGSASKFGIAPEDLPLLQNIAKEHNIQITGLHAHVGSGILTPDTWSSIAYALASIAEKFPHVTHLNVGGGFGVPEKPGAIPLNLTVLEESLQQFRETYSQFELWIEPGRYLVAGSGVLLVRVTQVKRKGSTYYIGVETGMNSLIRPALYGSYHSIVNLSKLGETPSMTADIVGPICETGDILGRARRLPETKEGDILLITTTGAYGRVMSSSYNMRDPAAEVVI
- a CDS encoding FAD-binding protein, with the protein product MDKRTFLKTSSALVLGSMLAPLAGCRHQESLAPLRTNWAGNLTYGTNRLLLPRSMEELQDMVRNHHSVRPLGSRHCFNSIADSSEAQLSLSAMPQTVTFGSDTVTVPGAMRYGDLVPHLDERGLALHNLASLPHISVAGALATATHGSGVINGNLATAAVGLELVVASGEQITITPKDDLLFRAAVVGLGCFGMVTSVTLKVEPIYDMVQHVYLNLPLTSMDTQFETIMNLGYSVSFFTDWRTPESTQIWIKRRITDELTDLPTELYGARLADRNVHPVLALSAEACTEQMGVPGAWHARLPHFKMDFTPSSGEELQSEFFVDRQHAPEVIGVLRDMADQLNPLLMISEVRTIAADNLLMSTASGRDSVAFHFTWHQDWEALQAVLPVLEARLAPFEPRPHWGKNFLMTAEELRSRYPGHTQFQELVLTHDPEGKFRNDFINEKVIRG